One part of the Arabidopsis thaliana chromosome 4, partial sequence genome encodes these proteins:
- the ATHSP22.0 gene encoding HSP20-like chaperones superfamily protein (ATHSP22.0; FUNCTIONS IN: molecular_function unknown; INVOLVED IN: response to heat; LOCATED IN: endomembrane system; EXPRESSED IN: 8 plant structures; EXPRESSED DURING: M germinated pollen stage, 4 anthesis, C globular stage, petal differentiation and expansion stage; CONTAINS InterPro DOMAIN/s: Heat shock protein Hsp20 (InterPro:IPR002068), HSP20-like chaperone (InterPro:IPR008978); BEST Arabidopsis thaliana protein match is: HSP20-like chaperones superfamily protein (TAIR:AT1G07400.1); Has 7552 Blast hits to 7552 proteins in 1747 species: Archae - 200; Bacteria - 4479; Metazoa - 74; Fungi - 263; Plants - 1560; Viruses - 4; Other Eukaryotes - 972 (source: NCBI BLink).): MMKHLLSIFFIGALLLGNIKTSEGSLSSALETTPGSLLSDLWLDRFPDPFKILERIPLGLERDTSVALSPARVDWKETAEGHEIMLDIPGLKKDEVKIEVEENGVLRVSGERKREEEKKGDQWHRVERSYGKFWRQFKLPDNVDMESVKAKLENGVLTINLTKLSPEKVKGPRVVNIAAEEDQTAKISSSESKEL; encoded by the coding sequence ATGATGAAGCACTTGCTAAGCATCTTCTTCATAGGAGCTTTGTTGCTTGGAAACATCAAAACAAGTGAAGGGTCTTTGTCTTCTGCACTTGAAACTACTCCAGGCAGCTTGCTATCCGATCTCTGGCTAGACCGGTTCCCTGATCCATTCAAGATCTTGGAGAGAATCCCATTAGGACTCGAGAGGGACACAAGCGTGGCTCTGTCTCCAGCAAGAGTAGACTGGAAAGAAACAGCAGAAGGGCATGAGATAATGCTCGATATCCCCGGTTTGAAGAAGGATGAAGTAAAGATAGAAGTGGAGGAGAACGGAGTTTTACGAGTCAGTGGagagaggaaaagagaagaagagaagaaaggagatCAATGGCATAGAGTGGAGAGATCATATGGAAAATTCTGGAGACAGTTCAAGCTACCTGATAATGTAGATATGGAATCAGTCAAGGCCAAGCTTGAGAATGGTGTGCTCACTATTAACCTCACGAAACTATCTCCTGAAAAAGTTAAGGGTCCAAGAGTTGTTAACATTGCAGCTGAAGAAGACCAAACTGCAAAAATCAGCTCTTCTGAATCCAAAGAACTCTGA
- the bbx23 gene encoding B-box zinc finger family protein (B-box zinc finger family protein; FUNCTIONS IN: sequence-specific DNA binding transcription factor activity, zinc ion binding; INVOLVED IN: regulation of transcription; LOCATED IN: intracellular; EXPRESSED IN: petal, leaf whorl, carpel; EXPRESSED DURING: petal differentiation and expansion stage; CONTAINS InterPro DOMAIN/s: Zinc finger, B-box (InterPro:IPR000315); BEST Arabidopsis thaliana protein match is: light-regulated zinc finger protein 1 (TAIR:AT1G78600.1); Has 1675 Blast hits to 1305 proteins in 111 species: Archae - 0; Bacteria - 0; Metazoa - 19; Fungi - 0; Plants - 1598; Viruses - 0; Other Eukaryotes - 58 (source: NCBI BLink).): MKIQCEVCEKAEAEVLCCSDEAVLCKPCDIKVHEANKLFQRHHRVALQKDAASATTASGAPLCDICQERKGYFFCLEDRAMLCNDCDEAIHTCNSHQRFLLSGVQVSDQSLTENSECSTSFSSETYQIQSKVSLNSQYSSEETEAGNSGEIVHKNPSVILSP, translated from the exons ATGAAGATACAATGTGAAGTGTGTGAAAAGGCTGAAGCAGAAGTACTTTGTTGTTCAGATGAAGCTGTACTATGCAAGCCATGTGACATTAAGGTTCATGAAGCTAATAAACTTTTCCAAAGACATCACCGAGTCGCCTTACAAAAAGATGCAGCCTCAGCCACCACAGCTTCTGGAGCTCCTCTATGTGATATCTGCCAG GAGAGAAAAGGGTACTTCTTCTGCTTAGAGGATAGAGCAATGCTGTGCAATGATTGTGATGAAGCCATTCACACTTGCAATTCTCACCAAAGATTCTTACTTTCTGGAGTACAAGTTTCTGATCAGTCTTTGACTGAAAACTCCGAATGCAGCACTAGTTTTAGCTCTGAAACTTACCAGATTCAGTCAAAAGTGTCTCTGAATAGTCAGTACTCTAGTGAGGAAACTGAAGCTGGAAACTCAGGTGAGATAGTACACAAGAATCCTTCTGTAATCTTAAGTCCTTAG